Sequence from the Kineosporiaceae bacterium genome:
CGGTCTCGAGGTCGGCCGGGTCGAGATCCGGGCGTTGGACGCCGCCGCGGACGACGCGCTGCTCGGGCCGGTGGTCCGGCGCTTCGGGGAGACCTTCGCCGTGGCTCACTGGCACCAGGACGCCGTCCTGCGGCTGCCGGCAGGTGCCGTGCCGCTGGCCGTCGGCGAGCGCTACCCGCATCAGGCGTTCCGGCTCGGATCGGCGGCCTGGGGGCTGCAGTACCACCCCGAGGTCAGCGTCGAGGACTGGGCGGACTGGATGGTGGACTTTCACGGGGCGCTGCACCCCGAGGGGCTGCACCCCGAGGAGGTCCAACGGGAGATGAGCGCGGCCGAGGACCACTTCGTCACGTTGGCCGAGGTCCATGCCGCGGCGTTCGTGTCGGTGTGCCGCGCTCGTTGAGGTGAGCCGCGCCATGCCCGGCTGTCGGGGGTGCTGGCTACCCTGAGGCCGTGCCCGCAACCCCGCGTTCGTCGTCCCTGGCCGCACGCCTGGCGCGGTTGTCCTTCGCGCAGCCGGATCGGGCCGAGGTCTTGCTGGCCGATCCCGCGTTGGCCGGGCTGATCGACCCGCTGGAGGACCTGTTCGACGACGGCGTGCTCAGCGCTCTGGGTGAGGCCCCCGACCCCGACAGCGCGCTGCTCGCCCTGGTCCGCATGCTCGAGGAGTTGGGCCGGACCTCGCCGGCCGGCACCCGTTCGGTGTCCTCGCGGGTGCACCACGACGCCCATCCCGCTGCGCTGCTGGCGGCGGTGCGCTCCGGTGGCCCCGCGCGCGACCGGCTGCTCGCCGTCCTGGGTGCCTCGCACGCCCTGGGTGATCACCTCACGCGTCACCCCGAGCACTGGACGGTGCTGCGCGAGGTCGAGCCCGCCTCACCCGAGCAGATGCGGGCCGAGCTGTTGGCCGCCGTGGGGGCGCGGGCCGAGGACGACGAACCGGTGGCGACGCTGCCGCTCACCGCTGCGACGGACGCGTTGCGGGTGGCCTACCGACGCCGGCTGCTCGCCATCGCCGGGCGCGACCTGGTCGCGCACGACCCGGCGACGGCGTTGCCCGAGGTGGCCCGTGATCTGGCCGACCTGGCTGCCGCAGCGCTCGAGAGCGCTCTGGCCGTGGCCCGTCGCGAGCTGCCCGACGGGGCCGAGCCCTGCCGGCTGGCGGTGATCGGCATGGGTAAGTGCGGTGGCCGTGAGCTCAACTACGTCAGTGACGTCGACGTGATCTACGTGGCCGAACCGGTCGAGGGCGGCGACGAGGCAGCGGCGATGGCCACCGGCTCGAAACTGGCGGCCGCCCTCGCGCGGGTGTGCTCGGCCTCCACACCCGAGGGCA
This genomic interval carries:
- a CDS encoding type 1 glutamine amidotransferase; protein product: MAAWEDDVAPWLPHTRRLLAEAVERGVPTLGICLGAQLLALATGGEVDRGGNGLEVGRVEIRALDAAADDALLGPVVRRFGETFAVAHWHQDAVLRLPAGAVPLAVGERYPHQAFRLGSAAWGLQYHPEVSVEDWADWMVDFHGALHPEGLHPEEVQREMSAAEDHFVTLAEVHAAAFVSVCRAR